Proteins co-encoded in one Methylobacterium sp. WL1 genomic window:
- a CDS encoding GNAT family N-acetyltransferase, translating into MTGRSMQARATYLDHLSGKRRRKLRLARQRLEAAGPVALEILDAPAALDRALDDHVALEAAGWKGRAGTGLGERPDEVAFLRAVLADLGSEGRLRVARLRRDGRVLASAILTITGAEAWVLKIAHDEADPEAAPGVQLVHRLTETVLAREGIDRIDRIDSCAPPDFALGSTFWTERRPIAHLLVEAGRDPLFPLARTLERARERVARARLTSRSGRSA; encoded by the coding sequence GTGACCGGCCGGTCGATGCAGGCACGGGCGACGTATCTCGACCACCTATCCGGCAAGCGGCGGCGCAAGCTGCGCCTCGCCCGGCAGCGCCTGGAGGCCGCGGGGCCGGTCGCGCTCGAGATCCTGGACGCCCCCGCGGCGCTCGACCGCGCCCTGGACGACCACGTCGCCCTCGAGGCGGCGGGCTGGAAGGGCCGGGCCGGCACCGGCCTGGGGGAGCGGCCCGACGAGGTGGCGTTCCTGCGCGCCGTGCTGGCCGATCTCGGATCCGAGGGGCGGCTACGCGTGGCGCGGCTGCGCCGGGACGGCCGCGTCCTGGCCTCCGCGATCCTGACGATCACCGGCGCCGAGGCCTGGGTCCTCAAGATCGCCCACGACGAGGCGGACCCGGAGGCCGCCCCCGGGGTGCAACTCGTCCACCGCCTGACCGAGACGGTGCTGGCCCGCGAGGGCATCGACCGGATCGATCGGATCGATTCTTGCGCCCCGCCGGATTTCGCCCTCGGCTCGACATTCTGGACGGAACGGCGCCCGATCGCCCACCTGCTGGTTGAGGCCGGCCGCGACCCGCTGTTCCCCCTGGCCCGCACTCTGGAGCGCGCCCGCGAGCGCGTGGCGCGGGCGCGCCTCACCAGCCGAAGCGGGCGATCTGCGTGA
- a CDS encoding tRNA (cytidine(34)-2'-O)-methyltransferase: protein MLRLVLYQPDIPQNTGTMLRMAACLGLAVEIVEPAGFDVSDRHLRRSGLDYLDHVAITRHRSFSAFEAWRAEAGLRLVLATTAGARPHTDFAFGPDDCIMVGRESAGVPDSVHAAADARVVVPIRPGLRSLNVAVAAAMIAGEALRRTGGFEPDRGPPA from the coding sequence ATGCTGCGCCTCGTCCTCTACCAACCCGACATCCCCCAGAACACCGGCACGATGCTGCGGATGGCCGCCTGCCTCGGGCTCGCGGTCGAGATCGTGGAGCCCGCGGGCTTCGACGTCTCGGACCGGCACCTGCGCCGCTCGGGGCTCGATTACCTCGACCACGTGGCGATCACCCGGCACCGCTCGTTTTCGGCCTTCGAGGCGTGGCGGGCCGAGGCCGGCCTGCGGCTCGTCCTCGCCACAACGGCGGGCGCCCGGCCCCATACGGATTTCGCGTTCGGCCCGGACGATTGCATCATGGTCGGGCGCGAATCGGCCGGCGTACCCGATTCCGTCCATGCGGCCGCCGACGCCCGGGTCGTGGTGCCGATCCGGCCGGGCCTGCGCTCGCTCAACGTCGCGGTCGCGGCCGCGATGATCGCCGGCGAGGCCCTGCGCCGGACCGGCGGGTTCGAACCGGATCGCGGCCCACCGGCTTGA
- a CDS encoding protein adenylyltransferase SelO: MTEPRPYRPSRRHADLGSAFYDPVAAARVPATILRYRNQAWAARVGLSGLSDEDWIAHFGRFAPLPGSFETPLALRYHGHQFRSYNPELGDGRGFLFAQLHDLEDGRLLDLGTKGSGTTPWSRGADGRLTLKGGVREVLATALLEAQGVYTSKSFSLIETGEDLVRGDEPSPARSSVLVRLSHGHIRVGSFQRFLALGEPDNIARLLDHTIETHRPDLWRETLEDRGVAFLEDVVARVARLGAQWAAAGFVHGVLNSDNINVTGESFDYGPWRFLPHYDPDFTAAYFDETGLYSFGRQPEALFWNLARLADCLLTLSPQARLEAALSGFGPALQDGFAQALFGRLGLAEAPRPETDRLVSAVWRFLAETRAPFERFFFDWYGGPASAGRAEAGPSAGHYRSEAFAPVRAALDALTPAPGARLDHPYFAGEPCTMLIEEVEALWAPIAAADDWSLFAAKLAAVAQMAEACGTAPSAA, from the coding sequence GTGACCGAACCCAGACCCTACCGGCCGTCCCGGCGCCACGCCGATCTCGGATCCGCCTTCTACGATCCCGTGGCGGCCGCGCGCGTCCCGGCCACGATCCTGCGCTACCGCAACCAGGCCTGGGCCGCACGCGTCGGCCTCTCCGGCTTGTCGGATGAGGACTGGATCGCCCATTTCGGCCGGTTCGCTCCGCTGCCCGGTAGCTTCGAGACGCCCCTGGCGCTGCGCTATCACGGCCACCAGTTCCGCTCGTACAATCCGGAACTGGGTGACGGCCGCGGCTTCCTGTTCGCGCAGCTGCACGACCTGGAGGACGGGCGGCTGCTCGATCTCGGCACCAAGGGCAGCGGCACGACGCCGTGGTCCCGCGGGGCCGACGGGCGGCTCACCCTCAAGGGCGGCGTGCGCGAGGTGCTGGCCACGGCGCTGCTGGAGGCGCAGGGCGTCTACACGTCGAAGAGCTTCAGCCTGATCGAGACCGGCGAGGATCTGGTGCGCGGCGACGAGCCTTCCCCGGCCCGGTCCAGCGTGCTGGTGCGGCTCTCGCACGGGCATATTCGCGTCGGCAGCTTCCAGCGCTTCCTGGCGCTGGGCGAGCCGGACAACATCGCCCGGCTGCTCGACCACACCATCGAGACCCACCGGCCGGACCTCTGGCGCGAAACCCTGGAGGACCGGGGCGTCGCCTTCCTGGAGGATGTGGTCGCCCGGGTCGCCCGGCTCGGCGCGCAATGGGCGGCCGCGGGCTTCGTCCACGGAGTGCTCAACTCCGACAACATCAACGTCACCGGCGAGAGCTTCGATTACGGCCCCTGGCGCTTCCTGCCGCATTACGATCCGGACTTCACCGCCGCGTATTTCGACGAGACCGGGCTCTACAGCTTCGGCCGCCAGCCCGAGGCGCTGTTCTGGAACCTGGCCCGGCTGGCCGATTGCCTGCTGACGCTCAGCCCGCAGGCGCGCCTGGAAGCGGCCCTGTCCGGCTTCGGCCCCGCCCTGCAGGACGGGTTTGCGCAGGCGCTGTTCGGCCGGCTCGGGTTGGCTGAGGCGCCCCGGCCCGAGACCGACCGGCTGGTCTCGGCGGTCTGGCGGTTCCTGGCCGAGACCCGCGCGCCGTTCGAGCGCTTCTTCTTCGACTGGTACGGCGGCCCGGCGAGCGCCGGCCGGGCGGAGGCCGGCCCGAGCGCCGGTCATTACCGGTCGGAGGCCTTCGCGCCGGTGCGGGCGGCGCTCGACGCGCTCACCCCGGCTCCGGGCGCGCGGCTCGACCATCCCTATTTCGCGGGGGAGCCCTGCACGATGTTGATCGAGGAGGTCGAGGCGCTCTGGGCCCCGATCGCTGCGGCCGACGACTGGTCGCTGTTTGCGGCCAAGCTCGCCGCGGTGGCGCAGATGGCCGAGGCCTGCGGCACCGCGCCCTCGGCCGCCTGA
- a CDS encoding rhomboid family intramembrane serine protease, producing the protein MDASPEFPRQSRVPVFNMPGVVTLSIGLLMAIQALREFVLPDTLDIRVVLDLALVPARWTVWFDPGKAADVIQAAAGLGDPDMEAAREAFARYITSEHALLPWTLATYALLHGSWMHVIFNSVWLAAFGSPVARRCGAWRYFLIALAGTVAGGLLHVMIDPLSAGPLVGASAGISALMAAAARFVFQPPASGYAGPSWQLPPHRPAETVPELLRNRTAVAFLAIWLVTNLLFGLVSVPLVGENAAIAWDAHLGGFIAGFLLFPLLDRREAARP; encoded by the coding sequence ATGGATGCCTCCCCCGAATTCCCACGCCAGAGCCGCGTGCCCGTGTTCAACATGCCGGGGGTGGTGACGCTCTCGATCGGATTGCTGATGGCGATCCAGGCCCTGCGCGAGTTCGTGCTGCCGGACACGCTCGACATCCGGGTCGTCCTCGACCTCGCCCTGGTGCCCGCCCGCTGGACGGTGTGGTTCGATCCCGGGAAGGCCGCCGACGTGATCCAGGCGGCCGCCGGCCTCGGCGACCCCGACATGGAGGCCGCCCGCGAGGCGTTCGCCCGCTACATCACCTCCGAGCACGCGCTGCTGCCCTGGACGCTGGCGACCTACGCCCTGCTGCACGGCTCCTGGATGCACGTGATCTTCAACAGCGTCTGGCTGGCCGCCTTCGGGTCGCCCGTGGCCCGGCGCTGCGGCGCTTGGCGCTACTTCCTGATTGCGCTGGCCGGAACCGTGGCCGGCGGCCTGCTGCATGTGATGATCGACCCCCTGAGCGCGGGACCGCTGGTCGGCGCCTCGGCGGGAATCTCGGCCCTGATGGCGGCGGCGGCCCGCTTCGTGTTCCAGCCGCCCGCCTCCGGGTATGCCGGCCCGTCCTGGCAATTGCCGCCGCACCGGCCGGCCGAGACGGTTCCCGAACTCCTGCGCAACCGGACCGCGGTGGCCTTCCTGGCGATCTGGCTGGTCACCAACCTGCTGTTCGGGCTCGTCAGCGTGCCGCTCGTTGGCGAGAACGCCGCCATCGCGTGGGACGCGCATCTCGGCGGCTTCATCGCAGGCTTCCTGCTGTTCCCGCTGCTCGATCGGCGCGAGGCGGCCCGGCCCTGA
- a CDS encoding PAS domain-containing protein, translating to MKHPTSRMLHAYWERLRGERAAPERAEIEPGEIRHLLADSLILELDMATRAATVRLAGTRVCALYGRELKGETFAGLWGAEAPDPWRIVEIVASDTLGVVAGLRGLNTAGEAVDLELLLLPLRHRGRMQVRALGTLSVESTPHWIGLRPLVQAETTSLRILPGRRMEAAPPARPALRGPAGFPGPVRRGHLLVHAGGRA from the coding sequence ATGAAACATCCCACGAGCCGCATGCTCCATGCCTATTGGGAGCGCTTGCGCGGTGAGCGCGCCGCGCCCGAGCGCGCCGAGATCGAGCCGGGCGAGATCCGGCATCTGCTGGCCGACAGCCTGATCCTGGAACTCGACATGGCGACGCGCGCGGCCACGGTCCGGCTCGCCGGCACGCGGGTCTGCGCCCTCTACGGCCGCGAGTTGAAGGGCGAGACCTTCGCCGGCCTGTGGGGCGCGGAGGCCCCCGATCCCTGGCGCATCGTCGAGATCGTGGCCAGCGATACCCTGGGCGTGGTCGCGGGCCTGCGCGGCCTGAACACGGCCGGCGAGGCGGTGGATCTGGAGCTCCTGCTCCTGCCGCTGCGCCATCGCGGCCGGATGCAGGTCCGGGCGCTCGGCACCCTCAGCGTCGAGAGCACGCCCCACTGGATCGGCCTGCGCCCGCTGGTCCAAGCCGAGACCACCTCCCTGCGCATCCTCCCCGGCCGCAGGATGGAGGCCGCGCCGCCGGCGCGACCAGCCTTGCGCGGTCCTGCCGGCTTTCCCGGCCCGGTGCGCCGGGGGCATCTCCTCGTTCATGCCGGCGGACGGGCGTAA
- a CDS encoding PilZ domain-containing protein gives MIAVDATAGTDVSRAASRGRDAADQRRHQRVRVAVLGRYMLADRREYPCQTVDMSPGGVRLTCAVVGEVGERVVLYLEHIGRIEGVIARHSEGGFAVQLNATPRKRDKIASQLTWLANREILGLPEGRSHERLVPTHTAVTLRVESGREIKARLIDISISGVAISSTATLPLGAAVTVGSTPGRLVRYFEGGFGVQFLLPLSPDRFHAGMTL, from the coding sequence ATGATCGCGGTCGACGCCACCGCCGGGACGGACGTGAGCCGCGCGGCCAGCCGGGGGCGCGACGCGGCCGACCAGCGACGCCACCAGCGCGTCCGGGTCGCCGTGCTGGGCCGCTACATGCTGGCCGACCGCCGCGAATATCCCTGCCAGACCGTGGATATGTCGCCGGGCGGCGTCCGGTTGACCTGCGCTGTGGTGGGCGAGGTCGGCGAGCGCGTGGTGCTCTACCTCGAGCATATCGGCCGGATCGAGGGCGTCATCGCTCGCCACAGCGAGGGCGGCTTCGCGGTCCAGCTCAACGCCACGCCACGCAAGCGGGACAAGATCGCATCTCAGCTGACCTGGCTCGCCAACCGGGAGATCCTGGGCCTGCCCGAGGGGCGCTCCCACGAGCGGCTCGTGCCGACCCACACGGCGGTGACCCTGCGCGTCGAGAGCGGCCGGGAAATCAAGGCCCGGCTGATCGACATCTCGATTTCCGGCGTGGCGATCTCCAGCACGGCCACGCTGCCCCTCGGGGCGGCCGTCACGGTGGGCAGCACGCCCGGGCGGCTGGTGCGCTACTTCGAGGGGGGCTTCGGCGTGCAGTTCCTGCTGCCGCTCTCCCCCGACCGCTTCCACGCCGGGATGACGCTCTAG
- a CDS encoding PRC-barrel domain-containing protein: MRTPLLASALLLAGLATAAAQNATPNAGAPAAPVAGQPATMADNLRPTFVAQSPDDMVASKLIGANVTNAANDTIGQIADFVLDQKGSVKSWVIGVGGFLGIGSKYVAVDPSVMKLDRTDDKTLQARIDTTKDQLKAAPEYIYLGKEPPKGAAAAPAAGEPAAKP, from the coding sequence ATGCGCACTCCGCTCCTGGCCTCGGCCCTTCTGTTGGCCGGTCTCGCAACCGCCGCGGCGCAGAATGCCACCCCGAATGCCGGAGCGCCGGCCGCGCCGGTGGCCGGTCAGCCGGCCACCATGGCCGACAACCTGCGCCCGACCTTCGTGGCCCAGTCCCCGGACGACATGGTCGCCAGCAAGCTGATCGGGGCCAACGTCACCAACGCGGCCAACGACACGATCGGGCAGATCGCCGACTTCGTCCTAGACCAGAAGGGCAGCGTGAAGTCCTGGGTCATCGGCGTCGGCGGCTTCCTCGGGATCGGATCCAAGTACGTGGCCGTCGACCCGTCGGTGATGAAGCTCGACCGGACCGACGACAAGACGCTCCAGGCCCGCATCGACACGACCAAGGATCAGCTGAAGGCCGCGCCGGAATACATCTACCTCGGCAAGGAGCCGCCGAAGGGCGCGGCCGCCGCCCCGGCCGCCGGAGAGCCCGCCGCCAAGCCCTGA
- a CDS encoding SCO family protein, with protein MRRALIPLLAFCLGLVGLTGAAVFAFMPDRAPVGVPGVGGPFTLVDQNGRTVTERDFAGAPHLVFFGFTHCPDVCPTTLQQVSDVLAALGPKAERMRVAFVTVDPERDDPVSLKTYLSSFDPRITGLTGSPEQIVATEKAYRAYARKVPGKDGDYTMEHTAIVYVMDAQNRFLGALDLSRPAEETAAQLSKKI; from the coding sequence ATGCGCCGCGCCCTGATCCCGCTTCTGGCCTTCTGCCTGGGTCTCGTCGGCCTGACCGGGGCGGCGGTGTTCGCCTTCATGCCGGACCGGGCGCCTGTGGGCGTGCCCGGGGTCGGCGGCCCGTTCACGCTGGTCGACCAGAACGGGCGCACGGTCACCGAGCGCGATTTCGCCGGCGCGCCGCACCTCGTGTTCTTCGGCTTCACCCACTGCCCGGACGTGTGCCCGACGACGCTCCAGCAGGTTTCGGACGTGCTCGCCGCCCTCGGGCCGAAGGCCGAGCGGATGCGTGTCGCGTTCGTCACCGTCGATCCTGAGCGCGACGACCCGGTGAGCCTGAAGACCTACCTGTCGAGCTTCGATCCGCGCATCACCGGTCTCACCGGCAGCCCCGAGCAGATCGTGGCCACCGAGAAGGCGTATCGGGCCTATGCCCGCAAGGTCCCCGGTAAGGACGGGGACTACACGATGGAGCACACGGCGATCGTCTACGTGATGGACGCGCAGAACCGCTTCCTCGGCGCCCTCGACCTCTCCCGCCCGGCCGAGGAGACCGCGGCGCAGCTGTCCAAGAAGATCTGA
- a CDS encoding alkaline phosphatase D family protein: MYTSRRQILLSGGASLVGIATGVARPGLSRAADRPLLSHGLQSGDVGTDSAVVWARSDRPARAIIEWATTESFSEIRGGVFADALPESDGTVKVALAGLPPGQDVFYRVRLQDVAAPTIVGPAQVGRFRTAPADKRSVSFCWSGDTVGQGWGIDEARGGMTIYAAILKNRPDFFIHSGDTIYADGPIQAEVKLPDGSLWRNRVTEEVAKPAETLAEFRGRHKYNLTDRNVLAMNAAVPILAQWDDHEVTNNWWPGEPLTRAEHLKKKYTDPNVLAMQLRAARAFHEYMPMRFEPAEPGRVYRKIAYGPLVDVFMLDMRSYRGPNGENRQTEYGPDAYFLGPQQIAWLKRALTESRATWKVIAADMPLGLVVTYDVDRSFGSEAVAQGDGPPLGRELEIADLLRFIKQAKIRNTVWLTADVHYTAAHYYDPNKAQFQDFDPFWEFVSGPLHAGTFGPNALDNTFGPQLRYVKAPDKGQVNLSPAAGYQFFGHVAVDGDTEQMTVTLKDAADTDLWHVTLDPAKA, from the coding sequence ATGTATACGAGCCGCCGCCAGATCCTCCTGTCCGGAGGCGCAAGCCTCGTCGGGATCGCCACCGGCGTGGCCCGCCCCGGCCTGAGCCGGGCCGCCGACCGGCCGCTCCTAAGCCACGGCCTCCAGTCCGGCGATGTCGGGACCGATTCCGCGGTGGTCTGGGCCCGCTCCGACCGCCCGGCCCGGGCGATCATCGAGTGGGCCACCACCGAGAGCTTCTCCGAGATCCGCGGTGGCGTCTTCGCGGATGCACTGCCCGAGAGCGACGGCACCGTGAAGGTGGCGCTGGCTGGCCTGCCGCCGGGGCAGGACGTGTTCTACCGGGTCCGCCTGCAGGACGTCGCGGCGCCGACCATCGTCGGACCCGCGCAGGTCGGGCGGTTCCGCACCGCGCCAGCGGACAAGCGCTCGGTCTCGTTCTGCTGGTCGGGCGACACGGTCGGCCAGGGCTGGGGCATCGACGAGGCCCGCGGCGGCATGACGATCTACGCGGCGATCCTCAAGAACCGGCCGGACTTCTTCATCCATTCCGGCGACACGATCTATGCCGACGGGCCGATCCAGGCCGAGGTGAAGCTCCCGGACGGCAGCCTCTGGCGCAACCGCGTCACTGAGGAGGTCGCCAAGCCCGCCGAGACGCTCGCCGAGTTCCGCGGCCGCCACAAGTACAACCTCACCGACCGGAACGTGCTGGCGATGAACGCCGCCGTGCCGATCCTGGCGCAGTGGGACGACCACGAGGTCACCAACAATTGGTGGCCGGGCGAGCCGTTGACCCGGGCCGAGCACCTCAAGAAGAAGTACACGGACCCGAACGTGCTCGCGATGCAGCTGCGCGCGGCGCGCGCCTTCCACGAGTACATGCCGATGCGCTTCGAGCCGGCCGAGCCCGGCCGGGTCTACCGCAAGATCGCCTACGGCCCGCTGGTCGACGTGTTCATGCTCGACATGCGCTCCTACCGGGGCCCGAACGGCGAGAACCGGCAGACGGAATACGGCCCCGACGCGTATTTCCTGGGGCCGCAACAGATCGCGTGGCTGAAGCGGGCGCTCACGGAATCCCGCGCGACCTGGAAGGTGATCGCCGCCGACATGCCGCTCGGCCTCGTGGTGACCTACGACGTGGACCGCAGTTTCGGCTCGGAGGCGGTGGCGCAGGGTGACGGGCCGCCGCTCGGGCGCGAGCTGGAGATCGCCGACCTGCTGCGGTTCATCAAGCAGGCCAAGATCCGCAACACGGTCTGGCTGACCGCGGACGTGCACTACACGGCCGCCCACTACTACGACCCGAACAAGGCGCAGTTCCAGGATTTCGACCCGTTCTGGGAGTTCGTCTCGGGCCCGCTCCACGCCGGCACCTTCGGGCCCAACGCGCTCGACAACACGTTCGGCCCGCAACTGCGCTACGTGAAGGCGCCCGACAAGGGCCAGGTGAACCTGTCACCGGCCGCGGGCTACCAGTTCTTCGGCCACGTCGCGGTGGATGGCGACACCGAGCAGATGACCGTGACCCTCAAGGACGCGGCCGACACCGACCTCTGGCACGTCACCCTCGACCCCGCGAAGGCGTAG
- a CDS encoding CBS domain-containing protein: protein MTVARILAEKGSSVVTVSPDKTLEEVIQILADKRIGALVVAHADGSVAGIISERDIMRALARHGGATFDAPVSDHMTGAVTTCGRSSTIEEVMGLMTEGRFRHVPVCEDGRLVGLISIGDVVARRIATVEAEHQALRDYITMA, encoded by the coding sequence ATGACCGTCGCACGCATCCTTGCCGAGAAGGGCAGCTCCGTCGTCACCGTGAGCCCCGACAAGACCCTCGAGGAGGTGATCCAGATTCTCGCCGACAAGCGGATCGGCGCACTGGTGGTCGCCCATGCCGACGGGTCGGTGGCCGGGATCATCTCGGAGCGGGACATCATGCGGGCGCTCGCCCGCCACGGCGGCGCGACCTTCGACGCGCCGGTCTCGGACCACATGACGGGCGCGGTCACCACCTGCGGCCGAAGCTCCACCATCGAGGAGGTGATGGGCTTGATGACGGAAGGGCGGTTCCGCCACGTCCCGGTCTGCGAGGACGGCCGACTCGTCGGCCTGATCTCCATCGGCGACGTGGTGGCGCGCCGCATCGCCACGGTCGAGGCCGAGCACCAGGCCCTGCGCGATTACATCACCATGGCGTGA